One segment of Chelmon rostratus isolate fCheRos1 chromosome 17, fCheRos1.pri, whole genome shotgun sequence DNA contains the following:
- the LOC121621374 gene encoding migration and invasion enhancer 1-like, which yields MVVTVKVEYCGRUGYGPRYQELARVVKDEFPDAEVSGFVGRTGSFEVEINGQLVFSKLETSGFPYDDDVLNTVQDAHDGKPLQKITRTLV from the exons ATGGTGGTGACGGTGAAAGTCGAGTACTG TGGCAGATGAGGATACGGGCCCCGCTATCAGGAGCTCGCCCGGGTCGTGAAGGATGAGTTTCCTGATGCGGAGGTGTCAGGCTTTGTGGGAAGAACAG GCAGCTTTGAGGTGGAAATCAACGGGCAGCTGGTCTTCTCCAAGCTTGAGACCAGTGGCTTCCCGTATGATGATGAC GTCTTGAACACGGTCCAGGACGCCCACGATGGGAAACCTTTGCAGAAGATCACCAGAACACTCGTGTAG
- the LOC121621235 gene encoding migration and invasion enhancer 1-like, whose translation MGVTIRVEYCGGUGYGPRYEELARVVKGEFPEADVSGFVGRSSSFEVEINGQLVFSKLETSGFPYEDDVLNAVQDAHDGKAVQKITRSRAPCVIM comes from the exons ATGGGGGTGACAATTAGAGTCGAATACTG CGGCGGATGAGGATACGGGCCCCGCTATGAGGAGCTCGCCCGGGTCGTGAAGGGTGAGTTTCCCGAAGCGGATGTGTCAGGCTTCGTGGGAAGATCGA GCAGCTTTGAGGTGGAAATCAACGGGCAGCTGGTCTTCTCCAAGCTTGAGACCAGTGGCTTCCCGTATGAGGACGAT GTCTTGAACGCGGTCCAGGACGCCCACGATGGGAAAGCCGTGCAGAAGATCACCAGAAGCCGTGCGCCATGTGTCATCATGTAA
- the si:ch211-214j24.15 gene encoding GTPase IMAP family member 8: protein MATSEPSVWDGRRTSQLRIILLGGRNCGKSSVGNLLLGKEEFDTKERTSCSWRLGVVAGRWLTVVDAPGWWCDFSAQDTSELVKREIISSVSLCSPGPHVFLITVKASSAFSEKRRRAVEEHVALLGERVWRHCMVVFTSADRGKHTGVEGLVQAGGKALRWLTERCSRRCHSLVLSDDTEATELLEKIQKLVTENGHRVFEMQEEILQAIEEEKRGVEERARQRFTRTKKHRSLMREQLRPVTDIRIVLVGAKGSGKTSTLNTILSRESAERPRRTAQCQVRGGVVFGRHVTVVDTPGWWMNYFCDESPVFDRRELLVSLSLCPPGPHVFLLVIRVDRAFTDTYRRAAQEHLQLIAGHIWSRVIVLFSFGDWLGGTTPEQCIESEGEPLRWLVERCGNRYHVLNNKTKGDGFQVRELIGKIEEMLVGCSGGQHYEIERKAMEQMEDKMRGERERAEERLMKKEKQRQMARSQLEKLNPLPELRIVLVGGRKTGKSSCGNTILSKESFQTETQTTSCSERRAKISGKTVVVLDTPGCFSVTSDLLVLPCALLLVVNASSSFKDTHREAMEKQLEAGGGQMWSRAAVLFSHGDWLGDTSIEQRIESEGGPLQRLVERCGGRYHVLDNKHGGDGAQVNELIELIEEMLVGERLAVLHRGQQADTVTLCRRDLEVLMSCRHQLPNDLAESASFTAQTSLTCSDDGGQMVAVPAGRRGGRTGLILDRDSFMSCMLSGGQGLWWTKNLPVWFSADDLHLRLSSESRVPLFSPRHPAKLLALPQTQSRKLAEEKLISVNDLGYPALRERTLRRLSGSGGLQALIDQGDHRTLEELEAFIDSYFEMVWGQTMGLFQTAEADCPTSEQEAAVEEAAQEEVLSSIDRRLSKLDLLEEIRRDLAELRTSLEHNRKAIQELRERSKQDDAC from the exons ATGGCGACCAGCGAGCCGTCAGTGT ggGACGGCCGGCGTACATCACAGCTAAGAATCATCCTTCTTGGCGGCAGAAACTGTGGAAAGAGCTCTGTGGGGAACTTACTCCTGGGCAAAGAGGAGTTTGACACCAAAGAGAGGACCTCGTGCTCCTGGAGGCTGGGCGTGGTGGCCGGACGGTGGCTCACGGTGGTGGACGCTCCCGGCTGGTGGTGCGACTTCAGCGCTCAGGACACGTCCGAGCTGGTGAAGAGGGAGATCATAAGCAGCGTCTCTCTGTGCTCGCCGGGCCCACACGTATTTCTAATCACCGTCAAGGCCAGCTCGGCCTTCTCGGAGAAGCGTCGCAGGGCCGTGGAGGAGCACGTGGCCCTGCTGGGCGAGAGGGTGTGGCGTCACTGCATGGTGGTCTTCACCTCTGCTGACAGGGGTAAACACACAGGGGTAGAGGGGCTCGTACAGGCGGGGGGGAAGGCCCTCCGCTGGCTCACTGAGAGGTGCAGTCGGAGGTGTCACTCTCTTGTCTTGAGCGATGACACTgaagccacagagctgctggagaaaatcCAGAAACTTGTCACAGAAAATGGACACAGAGTGTTTGAGATGCAGGAGGAGATTTTACAGGCGAtcgaggaggagaagagaggggtggaggagagggctCGGCAGAGGTTTACGAGAACGAAGAAGCACAGATCGCTCATGAGAG AGCAGCTGCGGCCTGTTACTGATATCCGGATTGTGTTGGTGGGAGCAAAGGGTTCTGGGAAAACTTCCACACTGAACACAATCCTGAGCAGAGAGAGCGCCGAGCGGCCGAGGAGAACCGCCCAGTGCCAGGTGCGAGGAGGGGTGGTGTTCGGCAGACACGTGACGGTGGTGGACACACCCGGCTGGTGGATGAACTACTTCTGTGACGAGAGTCCCGTCTTCGACCGCAGGGAGCTGCTGGTCAGCTTGTCCCTGTGTCCTCCGGGGCCTCACGTCTTCCTGCTGGTGATCCGTGTGGACAGGGCCTTCACCGACACCTACAGGAGAGCGGCGCAGGAGCACCTCCAGCTGATCGCCGGGCACATCTGGAGTCGCGTCATCGTGCTGTTCAGCTTCGGGGACTGGCTGGGTGGCACGACTCCCGAGCAGTGCATCGAGAGCGAGGGGGAGCCTCTGCGCTGGCTCGTTGAAAGATGCGGCAACAGGTATCATGTCCTGAACAACAAAACCAAAGGGGATGGGTTTCAAGTCAGAGAGCTGATTGGGAAGATCGAGGAAATGTTGGTTGGCTGCAGCGGTGGCCAGCATTACGAAATAGAGAGGAAAGCGATGGAACAGATGGAGGacaagatgagaggagagagggagagagccgAGGAGAGACTGATGAAGAAGGAGAAACAAAGGCAGATGGCGAGGTCTCAGCTGG AGAAGCTCAACCCTCTTCCAGAGCTGAGAATAGTGCTCGTTGGCGGCAGGAAAACAGGCAAGAGCTCATGCGGAAACACCATCCTGAGCAAAGAGAGCTtccagacagaaacacaaaccacTTCCTGCTCCGAAAGACGAGCCAAAATCAGCGGGAAGACGGTGGTGGTGCTGGACACACCGGGCTGCttctctgtgacctctgacctcctcgTGCTGCCCTGCGCTCTCCTCCTGGTTGTCAATGCGAGCTCCTCATTCAAAGACACCCACAGGGAGGCGATGGAAAAACAgctggaggcaggaggaggccAGATGTGGAGCAGAGCTGCGGTCCTGTTCAGCCACGGCGACTGGCTGGGCGACACCAGCATCGAGCAGCGCATTGAGAGCGAAGGGGGCCCGCTGCAGAGGCTGGTGGAGCGGTGTGGAGGCAGGTATCACGTGCTGGACAACAAACACGGCGGGGATGGGGCGCAGGTTAACGAGCTAATCGAGCTGATAGAGGAGATGCTGGTAGGAGAAAGGCTGGCTGTTCTTCACAGAgggcagcaggcagacacagtgaCGCTGTGCAGAAGAGATCTAGAAGTGCTTATGAGCTGCAGACACCAGCTGCCTAATGACT TGGCTGAATCGGCCAGTTTCACTGCTCAGACGTCACTAACCTGCTCAGATGATGGTGGTCAGATGGTGGCAGTACCAGCAGGTAGAAGAGGAGGACGGACTGGACTCATCCTGGACAGAGACAGCTTCATGTCCTGTatgctctctggtggacaggGACTGTGGTGGACTAAAAATCTGCCCGTCTGGTTCTCTGCTGATGATCTTCACCTGAGACTGAGCAGTGAAAGCCGGGTGCCTCTGTTCTCACCCAGACATCCAGCAAAGCTTCTGGCTTTAcctcaaacacaaagcaggaagCTTGCAGAGGAAAAACTCATCAGTGTGAATGATCTCGGCTATCCTGCACTGAGAGAGCGGACTCTCAGGAGGCTCAGTGGGTCTGGAGGTCTGCAGGCCCTGATCGACCAGGGGGACCACAGAaccctggaggagctggaagcCTTCATTGACTCATACTTTGAGATGGTTTGGGGGCAAACCATGGGGTTGTTTCAGACCGCTGAGGCCGACTGTCCCACCTCTGAGCAGGAGGCTGCCGTCGAGGAAGCTGCACAGGAGGAAGTGCTCTCATCCATTGACAGAAGGCTTTCAAAGCTGGACCTCCTTGAGGAGATCAGGAGGGATCTGGCAGAGCTGAGGACCAGTCTGGAGCACAACCGGAAGGCCATACAGGAACTCAGAGAAAGAAGTAAACAAGATGATGCATGTTAA